A single genomic interval of Falco cherrug isolate bFalChe1 chromosome 8, bFalChe1.pri, whole genome shotgun sequence harbors:
- the LOC102047645 gene encoding motor neuron and pancreas homeobox protein 1-like, translating to MHKPMEKSQNFRIEALLAEEPARSGSPPGLSPGSPAASPGPAGRSDTPSPRAPAAAAPLAPAGFVPKPGLLHLPGPGLGALPALYPPAVYPLPALGGQHPAFAYTGIPHLPPPGAEHLKAAVAGSFPLEHWIRAGMLVPRLSDFHAAPQSGLMGKCRRPRTAFTSQQLLELENQFKLNKYLSRPKRFEVATSLMLTETQVKIWFQNRRMKWKRSRKAKEQGAQAEAEKQRGLSKACEKLLPGEPQGQAAKSHELLGHSPGSGFLHCSTAKLGYGPDSSCSGGEEEEEEEEEEMGAMERKISSVL from the exons ATGCACAAGCCCATGGAGAAGTCCCAAAACTTCCGCATCGAGGCGCTCCTGGCTGAAGAGCCGGCACGGAGCGGCTCCCCGCCGGGGCTGAGCCCCGGGAGCCCCGCGGcgagccccggccccgccgggcgctCCGACACGCCCTCGCCGCGGGCGCCCGCGGCTGCTGCGCCCCTCGCCCCGGCCGGCTTCGTCCCCAAGCCCGGCTTGTTGCACCTCCCCGGCCCCGGGCTCGGCGCCCTGCCGGCCCTCTACCCGCCCGCCGTGTAcccgctcccagccctggggggccAGCACCCCGCTTTCGCCTACACCGGCATCCCACACTTGCCGCCGCCCGGCGCAGAGCATCTGAAGGCGGCCGTGGCCGGCTCTTTCCCGCTGGAGCACTGGATCCGAGCCGGGATGCTGGTGCCGAGGCTCTCCGACTTCCACG CTGCCCCACAGTCGGGCTTGATGGGGAAGTGTCGTCGGCCCCGCACAGCCTtcaccagccagcagctcctggagctGGAGAACCAGTTCAAGCTCAACAAGTACCTGTCCAGACCCAAGCGTTTTGAGGTGGCCACATCACTGATGCTCACCGAGACACAG GTGAAGATCTGGTTCCAGAACCGCCGCATGAAGTGGAAGCGGAGCCGCAAAGCCAAGGAACAGGGGGCACAGGCAGAGGCTGAGAAGCAACGAGGGCTCAGCAAAgcctgtgagaagctgctgccaGGCGAGCCCCAGGGACAAGCTGCCAAAAGCCACGAGTTGTtggggcacagccctggctccggctttctgcactgcagcacCGCCAAGCTGGGCTACGGCCCAGACTCCTCTTGCTCAGGAGgcgaggaggaagaggaagaggaggaggaggagatgggtgCCATGGAGAGGAAGATCAGCTCTGTGTTGTGA